One stretch of Bacteroidales bacterium DNA includes these proteins:
- a CDS encoding peroxiredoxin, whose amino-acid sequence MAVLVGKKAPNFSSSAVVNGSEIVNNFSLDQYLNKKYVIFFFYPADFTFVCPTELLAFQEQLDEFAKRNTAVVACSVDSEFSHWKWLQTPLAEGGIKGVTYPLVSDLSKTISENYDVLAGDYEYGENGEVSFNGIPQSFRGLFLIDKHGVVRHQLVNDMPLGRSIDEALRMVDALQFFEQNGEVCPANWKKGDKAMKPTQDGVSKYLSSK is encoded by the coding sequence ATGGCTGTATTAGTTGGTAAAAAAGCACCAAACTTTAGTTCAAGTGCAGTTGTTAACGGGAGTGAAATCGTTAATAATTTTTCGTTAGATCAGTATCTAAACAAAAAATATGTAATTTTCTTTTTCTATCCTGCCGATTTCACCTTTGTTTGCCCCACTGAATTATTAGCATTTCAGGAGCAATTAGATGAGTTTGCAAAAAGGAATACTGCTGTTGTTGCATGTTCTGTTGATTCCGAATTTTCGCATTGGAAGTGGTTACAGACCCCGTTGGCTGAAGGTGGGATAAAGGGAGTGACGTACCCTCTTGTTTCCGATTTATCTAAAACAATCTCTGAAAATTATGATGTTTTAGCTGGGGACTATGAGTATGGTGAAAATGGTGAGGTTTCCTTTAATGGAATACCCCAATCTTTCAGGGGGTTGTTTTTAATCGATAAACACGGTGTCGTTCGACATCAGTTGGTAAATGATATGCCACTAGGAAGAAGCATTGATGAGGCATTAAGGATGGTTGATGCATTACAATTCTTTGAACAGAATGGAGAGGTTTGCCCTGCAAATTGGAAAAAAGGAGATAAGGCTATGAAGCCTACACAGGATGGTGTTTCCAAATATCTTTCATCAAAGTGA
- the pabB gene encoding aminodeoxychorismate synthase component I: protein MRKTLTYHLNYPERFADNLTRYIQQLDNGIILRSNSYFQLSGKNTVRSSYDFLAGLSSISSCEPSNDKLNTLKSLYDNKDWLFGYIGYDIKNELEELVSENFDGLGFSEIFFFQPRIVMLDNEDSLVVKFFPEYDSVEEIEKLVSKLDNADETPDFISSVNIFKSRFSKSEYIKTVEKVKEHIQRGDIYEMNLCQEFYNENSEIDPAETFIALNRFSPTPFASFLKANNRYVISATPERFLRKSGDKIISQPIKGTIARSIDPDEDESIKIKLQNDPKERAENIMIVDLVRNDLSKVAEIGTVNVDELCGVYPFRQLYQMVSTISCKIKKEHDFIDVIKATFPMGSMTGAPKIRAMQLIEHFEKTKRGLYSGSIGYISPDHDFDLNVVIRSLLYNKDTKYLSFTVGGAITIHSDSEMEYQECMLKAKAILSTLKATIVDAE, encoded by the coding sequence ATGAGGAAGACCCTTACATATCACCTTAATTATCCCGAGAGATTTGCCGATAATCTAACTCGGTATATACAACAATTGGATAATGGAATAATTCTTAGGAGTAATAGTTACTTTCAGTTAAGTGGTAAGAATACAGTACGCAGTAGTTACGATTTTTTAGCTGGCTTATCCTCTATTTCAAGTTGCGAACCATCTAACGATAAACTTAATACTTTAAAATCGCTATACGATAATAAAGATTGGCTTTTTGGTTATATTGGATACGATATTAAGAACGAATTAGAAGAGCTTGTTTCCGAAAATTTTGATGGACTTGGGTTTAGTGAAATTTTCTTTTTTCAGCCAAGAATAGTAATGTTAGACAATGAGGATAGTTTAGTTGTAAAATTCTTTCCTGAATATGATTCTGTTGAAGAAATTGAAAAACTGGTTTCAAAACTCGATAATGCAGATGAAACTCCCGATTTTATTAGTAGTGTAAATATTTTTAAGAGTCGATTTTCTAAATCGGAGTACATAAAAACTGTTGAAAAGGTAAAAGAGCATATTCAACGAGGGGATATTTATGAGATGAATTTATGCCAAGAATTTTATAACGAAAATTCTGAAATTGATCCTGCTGAGACTTTTATTGCATTAAACCGATTTTCACCTACCCCTTTTGCATCATTCTTAAAAGCCAATAATAGGTATGTTATTTCTGCTACTCCAGAGCGTTTTTTAAGAAAATCGGGGGATAAAATAATAAGCCAACCTATTAAGGGAACAATTGCCCGAAGTATTGACCCTGACGAGGATGAGAGTATTAAAATTAAGTTGCAGAATGATCCTAAGGAACGTGCTGAGAATATTATGATTGTTGACCTTGTTCGCAATGATCTTTCAAAGGTTGCTGAAATAGGTACAGTAAACGTTGATGAGTTATGTGGCGTTTACCCATTTCGACAACTTTATCAAATGGTCTCAACGATTTCATGCAAAATCAAAAAGGAGCATGATTTTATAGATGTGATTAAAGCAACTTTCCCAATGGGTTCAATGACAGGTGCTCCAAAGATCAGAGCTATGCAATTAATTGAACATTTTGAGAAAACAAAAAGAGGATTGTACTCTGGCTCCATTGGTTATATCTCGCCCGATCATGATTTTGACCTTAATGTTGTGATTCGTAGTTTGCTATATAATAAAGACACAAAATACCTTTCGTTTACTGTAGGAGGTGCAATTACCATCCACTCCGATTCCGAAATGGAATATCAAGAGTGTATGTTAAAGGCAAAAGCAATTCTTTCAACTCTAAAAGCAACAATTGTAGATGCAGAGTAG
- the tilS gene encoding tRNA lysidine(34) synthetase TilS has translation MQSRFVDFIRKNNLVSEKDRILLGVSGGIDSMVMLNLFHKSGFDVSVAHCNFSLRGEESDGDEQLVVYECEINGIKLHRVKFETELYAAKNKLSIQVAARNLRYEWFNSICKDYGYNLIAIAHNRDDVAETVIINLTRGTGIKGLGGIKAKQGTIIRPLLFAGRDEIVRYATLNGIRFREDSSNASVKYARNRIRHNVIPELEKLNPSAKASIASTALHVQEAWSLVDSYLNQLKQRLVKNEGEKILISIHGLKNEPYSKLFLLEELSEFGFTPDTIEQINESINSQPGKIFYSSTYQLLRDREFFILSERKESDISIVKIDSDCSSIDFPIKLNFRIVDNSESFKIPRESSIAVLDFERLKFPLTLRPWQPGDKFMPLGMDKFKKVSDFLIDQKVSLVEKEQIYVLLSDDKIAWILGKRLDERFKVLPSTDKIWCATIT, from the coding sequence ATGCAGAGTAGATTTGTTGATTTTATTCGCAAAAATAATCTTGTATCCGAAAAAGATAGAATATTACTTGGAGTAAGTGGCGGAATTGACTCTATGGTGATGCTTAACCTTTTTCACAAATCTGGATTTGACGTTTCTGTTGCACATTGTAATTTTTCTTTAAGGGGTGAGGAATCGGATGGTGATGAACAGCTAGTAGTTTATGAATGCGAAATAAATGGGATTAAACTTCATCGGGTAAAGTTTGAGACTGAATTGTATGCCGCAAAGAACAAACTTTCAATTCAAGTCGCTGCAAGAAACCTTAGATATGAATGGTTCAATAGTATTTGTAAGGATTACGGATATAATCTAATTGCCATAGCCCATAATCGTGATGATGTTGCTGAAACAGTAATTATAAACCTTACACGTGGTACAGGTATTAAAGGTTTAGGTGGGATAAAGGCCAAGCAGGGTACGATTATTCGACCTTTACTATTTGCTGGAAGAGATGAAATAGTGCGATATGCCACATTGAATGGTATTCGATTTCGTGAGGATTCAAGTAATGCATCTGTTAAGTATGCTCGTAATAGAATTAGGCATAATGTGATCCCAGAACTTGAGAAGTTAAATCCCTCAGCAAAGGCTTCAATTGCATCAACAGCATTACATGTACAGGAAGCGTGGAGTCTGGTTGATAGCTACCTTAACCAATTAAAGCAAAGATTAGTAAAGAATGAAGGCGAGAAGATACTCATATCTATTCATGGGCTAAAGAATGAACCTTATTCTAAACTATTTCTTCTAGAAGAATTAAGTGAATTCGGATTCACTCCCGATACTATTGAGCAAATCAACGAGTCAATCAACAGTCAACCCGGGAAGATTTTTTATTCATCAACATATCAATTATTACGTGATAGGGAGTTCTTCATACTCTCAGAAAGAAAAGAATCAGATATTTCAATTGTCAAAATCGATAGCGATTGTTCTTCAATCGATTTTCCAATAAAATTGAATTTTAGAATAGTAGACAACTCAGAATCCTTCAAAATTCCTCGTGAAAGTAGTATCGCAGTTTTAGATTTTGAAAGACTTAAGTTTCCCTTAACGCTTCGGCCATGGCAACCCGGTGATAAATTTATGCCTTTGGGCATGGATAAATTTAAAAAGGTAAGCGATTTTTTAATTGACCAGAAGGTTTCATTGGTTGAAAAAGAGCAAATTTATGTTTTACTATCAGATGATAAAATCGCTTGGATATTAGGGAAACGCTTGGATGAACGATTTAAAGTATTACCCAGTACGGATAAGATTTGGTGTGCTACGATAACCTGA
- a CDS encoding ABC-F family ATP-binding cassette domain-containing protein, whose product MIPYLQVEDLTKSFGDLVLFEGIKFTIGQDQRVGIIARNGAGKTTLLRICAGQDTADSGNIIFRNDLHIGYLEQEPTLIETASVLENIFSSNDRVANAIRTYEKALLGNDKVVLQHSMEEMDRLNAWDHEVKARQILSKLKLEDINKPVSQLSGGQRKRVALASTLINKPDILILDEPTNHLDLDMVEWLEDYLLKNRFTILMVTHDRFFLDRVCTDIIEFDQKQLYWYKGNYKYFLEKRQERISYQNAEVEKATNLLRKESEWMGRMPQARGTKAKYRIDAFYQLQDKASQRRNDSEVEINVKSSRLGNKVLEIKSISKRFDETIILKDFSYTFNRSEKLGIIGRNGTGKSTFLNIITGSIPPDSGTVDPGETVVFGYYRQDGMKIRDDQKVIDVAREIAEVVTLGDGKTLTASQFLNLFLFSPETQYSFVQKLSGGEKRRLYLLTILMRNPNFLILDEPTNDLDILTLNVLEEYLQNFSGVVIVVSHDRHFMDKVVNGLLVFDGDGEVSGFPGSYSDYREWAKENEENQAKEVKLKTQPKPERVKPEQEKVRKLTFNEKRELDTITKEIEELEKEKSSLELEISSGSLPHDDLLRKSSRYSELLKLIDKKSERWFELTEIMEG is encoded by the coding sequence ATGATACCCTACCTGCAAGTTGAAGATTTAACAAAATCATTTGGTGACCTAGTCCTATTCGAAGGTATTAAATTTACTATTGGACAGGATCAAAGAGTAGGGATTATTGCCCGAAACGGTGCAGGTAAAACTACACTTCTTAGGATTTGTGCTGGTCAGGATACGGCAGATTCGGGTAATATCATTTTCAGGAACGATTTACATATCGGATACCTTGAGCAAGAACCTACACTGATTGAAACTGCATCGGTATTAGAGAATATCTTTTCATCAAATGATAGGGTTGCAAATGCAATAAGGACATACGAAAAAGCTTTGCTAGGTAACGATAAGGTAGTTTTACAGCACTCTATGGAGGAGATGGATAGGTTAAATGCTTGGGATCATGAGGTAAAGGCACGCCAAATACTATCCAAACTTAAACTTGAAGATATTAACAAACCCGTTTCGCAGCTTTCTGGAGGTCAACGCAAACGTGTTGCTCTGGCATCAACATTAATAAATAAACCTGATATTCTAATTCTTGATGAGCCTACAAACCACCTAGATCTTGACATGGTAGAATGGCTGGAGGATTATCTTCTTAAGAACCGATTTACGATATTAATGGTTACCCACGATCGTTTTTTCCTCGATAGGGTTTGTACCGATATAATTGAGTTTGATCAAAAGCAGCTATACTGGTACAAGGGGAACTATAAATATTTCCTTGAAAAAAGGCAGGAGCGGATATCTTACCAGAATGCTGAGGTTGAAAAAGCAACCAACCTTCTTAGAAAAGAATCTGAATGGATGGGTCGTATGCCTCAAGCACGAGGCACGAAAGCAAAATATAGAATTGATGCATTCTACCAACTACAGGATAAGGCCAGCCAACGACGGAACGATTCTGAGGTAGAAATAAATGTTAAATCATCGAGACTTGGCAATAAGGTTCTTGAGATTAAATCGATATCAAAACGATTTGATGAAACAATAATTCTCAAAGATTTCTCCTACACCTTCAATCGTTCTGAAAAACTTGGTATCATTGGTCGCAATGGTACAGGGAAATCGACCTTCCTTAATATAATAACAGGAAGCATCCCTCCCGACTCAGGTACTGTAGATCCCGGCGAAACTGTTGTTTTTGGTTACTACAGGCAGGATGGAATGAAAATCAGAGATGATCAAAAAGTAATTGATGTTGCCCGCGAGATTGCAGAGGTGGTTACGCTTGGTGATGGTAAAACACTTACAGCATCCCAATTTCTAAACCTGTTCCTCTTTTCGCCCGAAACACAGTACTCTTTTGTGCAAAAGCTAAGCGGTGGGGAAAAAAGGCGGCTCTATCTGCTCACAATACTGATGCGCAACCCTAATTTTCTTATTCTTGATGAGCCAACAAATGATCTCGATATTCTAACCCTTAATGTTCTAGAAGAATACCTTCAAAACTTCAGTGGAGTTGTAATTGTTGTTTCGCACGATAGGCACTTCATGGACAAAGTGGTTAATGGGCTACTGGTTTTTGATGGCGATGGTGAGGTAAGTGGATTCCCCGGAAGCTATTCAGATTATCGTGAATGGGCAAAGGAAAATGAGGAAAATCAAGCCAAAGAAGTTAAACTCAAAACCCAGCCAAAACCTGAAAGAGTTAAACCAGAACAAGAGAAGGTTAGAAAACTTACCTTTAACGAAAAAAGAGAACTTGATACCATAACAAAGGAGATTGAAGAACTTGAGAAGGAAAAAAGTTCTCTTGAATTGGAGATAAGCAGCGGTTCATTGCCACATGATGACCTTCTTAGAAAATCATCCAGATATAGCGAATTACTTAAACTTATTGATAAGAAAAGTGAACGTTGGTTTGAACTAACAGAGATAATGGAAGGTTAG
- the nth gene encoding endonuclease III, which translates to MTRKERFKLIIDYFKVAMPVAETELDHASPYELIVATILSAQCTDKRVNIITPPFFEKYPSPKHLAEAKVEDIFQLIRSCSYPNNKANHLSGMAKMLVDEFNGVIPSDINDLQKLPGVGRKTANVVASVAFNKPALAVDTHVFRVAKRLGLSHNAKTPLETELQLVAHIPEELIPIAHHWLILHGRYVCIARKPKCPECGVKEFCKEYSKMKEKREKRKEGSGK; encoded by the coding sequence ATGACCCGCAAAGAGCGATTTAAACTAATAATTGACTACTTTAAAGTTGCAATGCCAGTTGCCGAAACGGAGTTAGATCATGCCTCCCCCTATGAGCTGATTGTTGCAACAATCCTTTCAGCCCAATGTACCGATAAAAGGGTGAATATTATTACCCCTCCCTTTTTTGAAAAATACCCATCGCCAAAGCACTTAGCTGAGGCTAAGGTTGAGGATATATTTCAGCTTATCAGATCGTGTTCATACCCTAATAATAAAGCGAATCACCTTTCGGGAATGGCTAAAATGTTAGTCGATGAATTTAATGGTGTTATTCCCTCAGATATTAACGACTTGCAGAAACTCCCTGGTGTTGGTCGAAAAACCGCCAACGTAGTGGCATCAGTAGCATTTAATAAACCAGCACTTGCTGTTGATACGCATGTATTCCGGGTTGCTAAAAGGTTAGGTTTAAGCCACAATGCAAAGACACCCCTTGAAACGGAGTTGCAGCTGGTCGCACATATTCCTGAAGAGCTAATCCCCATTGCCCACCATTGGCTGATTCTGCATGGTCGTTATGTATGTATTGCACGAAAACCGAAATGCCCTGAGTGCGGCGTGAAGGAGTTTTGTAAGGAGTATAGTAAGATGAAAGAGAAAAGAGAAAAGAGAAAAGAGGGAAGTGGCAAGTGA
- a CDS encoding DNA metabolism protein → MSQFSYDGTFPGLLSIIFQAYNQKIWPDAIIRPGQSGILFGETISVETNEVNATRVWEGIKRVGGTLTCEQLFHAFLSMDDLVEITIANYTRELFTAKANIATNFALDCVLRVSQLEKKVLREAQHTVMFIRFEQAADGTWFAPISPKYDVLPLITGHFRLRFADQPWLIYDTRRDYGFFFDTIKLEQITIDNPAFSIVSGQLNKEATHPNEDKWQEMWKTYFKQIAIRERTNLKCQQNFMPKRFWKYLTEKKL, encoded by the coding sequence ATGTCTCAGTTCTCTTACGATGGTACTTTCCCCGGTTTGCTTAGCATAATTTTTCAAGCATATAACCAAAAGATTTGGCCTGATGCAATTATTCGACCGGGTCAATCGGGTATCCTATTTGGAGAAACAATCTCTGTCGAAACCAACGAGGTTAACGCCACAAGGGTTTGGGAGGGCATCAAGAGGGTAGGAGGTACGTTAACCTGCGAGCAGCTCTTCCATGCTTTTCTATCAATGGATGATTTGGTTGAAATAACAATTGCCAACTACACTCGGGAACTCTTTACCGCAAAAGCGAATATTGCTACCAATTTTGCCCTCGATTGTGTCTTAAGGGTTAGCCAGTTGGAGAAAAAGGTTCTTCGTGAGGCACAACATACGGTGATGTTTATCCGATTTGAGCAAGCTGCCGATGGTACATGGTTTGCACCAATATCACCTAAATACGATGTACTTCCTTTAATTACAGGTCATTTCCGATTAAGATTTGCCGATCAACCCTGGCTAATTTATGACACTAGAAGAGATTATGGTTTTTTCTTCGACACTATTAAACTAGAGCAAATTACAATTGATAATCCAGCATTTAGTATTGTATCAGGTCAGCTAAATAAAGAGGCCACCCATCCCAATGAGGATAAATGGCAAGAAATGTGGAAAACCTACTTCAAGCAGATTGCCATAAGGGAACGAACTAACCTAAAATGCCAGCAGAACTTTATGCCCAAACGGTTTTGGAAATATCTTACTGAAAAGAAGTTGTAA
- a CDS encoding S9 family peptidase yields MKNILITFLVAITWITSYAQTNKIPLSHDVYDNWNDLMNPLISANGRWVSYEINPQDGNGNLWLVDSQSDFRISFSRGNKATLSPLNDFIAYRVKPEKAVVRKAKLAKKKKENMPKDSLKVYVFESKKTYSFPKLKSYKIGEIGGNWIGILTEMKKNDKQPADSSEIERSETKKKNRKISEEERPGLLTLLNPLKDISKEFSGVLDYSISRNGSLIAFNTKTDDTLSIVSVQIFDEIKNESFKIFEQKGDIKNLAIDEAGTQLAFQFSADTGKVKNYDLFYWPSKDRKAEMLISTQTPGMPLGWVVSQHIAPYFSRSGNRLILSTLPKQLVEPKDTITDDEKVVMDLWSWTDTLLQTQQKFNLKDELKRSYLAYFNLKDKKLYQLADKQIPEVRLETKIDAPLAIGSTDLPYRYAMTYESPINSDYYLIDLKTGAKKLALKGNPFRVSLSPSGNYLAYYQPSDNAWYMYIVKENRSICLTAGTNVNFFEEDNDTPSIPKPYGFAGWVEGDKFFVVYDEFDLWGLDPTGKNKPINLTGWKGRASKMVLRYKKTDSESLYIKANADELISMFNQINKQSGYYSINFGGTGSINRLISGDYRYSNLKKSRNSDRLIWQKESYKEYRDLWTSDVAFSDSKQLSIANPQMSKYQWGSIELVKWVDFNRDSVEGLLYKPDNFDPSKKYPMMVYFYETESENLNVHYEPKPGRSVICPTLYASDGYLVFMPDIKYRIGSPGRSAYDAIISGTMAMVNRGFVDKDRIGVQGQSWGGYQIAYLVTQTDLFKAASAGAPVSNMTSAYGGIRWESGMARMFQYEHEQSRIGGTLWEKPLNYIENSPLFYAPRVNTPLLIRHDDADGAVPWYQGIEYFLALRRLGKPVWMVNYNDEPHNLVRRANRIDWTIRMKQFFDYYLKDAPQPEWLKQGIPAIKKGKTLGY; encoded by the coding sequence ATGAAGAACATTCTTATCACTTTTCTTGTAGCAATTACCTGGATTACAAGCTACGCCCAAACCAATAAGATTCCATTGTCACATGATGTTTATGATAACTGGAACGATTTGATGAATCCCTTAATTTCTGCAAATGGGAGATGGGTTTCTTATGAAATCAACCCACAGGATGGTAACGGTAATCTATGGCTAGTGGATTCTCAAAGCGATTTTAGGATTAGTTTTTCAAGAGGGAATAAAGCCACTCTTTCTCCATTGAATGATTTTATTGCTTATCGGGTTAAACCTGAGAAGGCTGTTGTTCGAAAAGCAAAGCTGGCTAAAAAGAAAAAGGAAAATATGCCCAAAGATTCCCTTAAAGTATATGTGTTCGAGAGTAAAAAGACATATTCTTTTCCTAAACTAAAATCTTATAAGATTGGAGAAATAGGTGGGAATTGGATTGGTATATTAACCGAGATGAAAAAGAATGATAAGCAACCTGCTGATTCTTCTGAAATAGAGAGATCGGAAACTAAGAAAAAAAACCGCAAAATTAGCGAAGAGGAAAGGCCAGGATTATTAACACTCCTCAACCCTTTAAAAGATATTAGTAAAGAATTTAGCGGAGTCCTTGATTATTCAATATCAAGAAATGGTTCTTTGATTGCATTTAATACTAAAACGGATGATACGTTGAGCATAGTTAGCGTTCAGATATTTGATGAAATCAAAAATGAATCATTTAAGATATTTGAGCAAAAAGGGGATATCAAAAACCTTGCTATTGACGAAGCAGGCACACAACTTGCTTTCCAATTTTCTGCTGATACAGGAAAGGTTAAGAATTACGATCTATTCTATTGGCCTTCGAAGGATAGAAAAGCAGAGATGCTTATTTCGACTCAAACCCCTGGTATGCCTCTTGGTTGGGTAGTTAGTCAGCATATAGCACCTTACTTTTCTCGATCAGGAAATCGCTTGATACTATCAACTTTACCTAAGCAGCTAGTTGAGCCCAAAGATACAATAACCGATGACGAGAAGGTTGTTATGGATTTATGGAGTTGGACCGATACGCTACTTCAAACCCAGCAAAAATTTAATCTTAAAGATGAGTTGAAGCGTTCATATCTTGCCTATTTCAACTTAAAGGATAAAAAACTCTATCAACTTGCCGATAAGCAGATTCCCGAAGTACGACTCGAAACAAAAATTGATGCTCCACTTGCAATTGGTTCAACAGATTTGCCTTACAGGTATGCGATGACCTATGAATCACCAATCAATTCCGATTATTATCTAATTGATTTAAAAACAGGAGCGAAGAAACTCGCGCTAAAGGGAAATCCTTTTAGGGTATCGCTTTCACCATCGGGAAACTATTTGGCATACTATCAACCATCGGATAATGCATGGTATATGTACATCGTTAAGGAGAATCGTTCAATTTGCCTAACGGCAGGTACGAATGTAAACTTTTTTGAGGAAGATAATGATACCCCAAGTATACCTAAACCTTACGGATTTGCTGGGTGGGTAGAAGGCGATAAGTTTTTTGTAGTTTACGATGAGTTCGATCTTTGGGGATTAGATCCAACGGGGAAGAACAAGCCAATTAACCTTACAGGTTGGAAAGGTCGTGCATCAAAGATGGTTTTACGTTATAAAAAAACTGATTCCGAATCTTTATATATTAAAGCAAATGCTGATGAGCTGATATCTATGTTCAATCAGATCAACAAGCAGAGCGGTTATTACAGTATAAACTTCGGTGGCACAGGTAGTATTAATAGATTGATTAGCGGTGATTATAGATACTCTAACCTAAAAAAATCTCGTAACTCGGATAGGCTAATTTGGCAAAAAGAATCATATAAGGAGTATAGGGACTTGTGGACAAGCGATGTAGCCTTCTCCGATTCAAAACAGCTCTCAATAGCAAATCCTCAGATGAGCAAGTACCAATGGGGATCAATTGAACTAGTAAAATGGGTTGATTTTAATCGCGATAGCGTGGAAGGGTTACTTTATAAGCCCGATAATTTTGATCCTAGTAAGAAATACCCAATGATGGTTTATTTCTACGAGACGGAATCGGAAAATTTAAACGTTCACTACGAACCAAAACCGGGTCGTTCGGTTATTTGCCCAACGCTTTATGCTAGCGATGGGTACTTAGTATTTATGCCAGATATAAAATATAGGATAGGATCTCCGGGACGTAGTGCTTATGATGCAATTATAAGCGGCACCATGGCAATGGTTAATAGAGGCTTTGTGGATAAGGATAGGATTGGCGTTCAAGGTCAGAGCTGGGGAGGATACCAAATTGCTTACCTAGTAACTCAGACCGATTTGTTTAAGGCGGCTTCGGCTGGTGCGCCAGTATCAAATATGACAAGTGCTTATGGTGGCATTCGATGGGAATCTGGAATGGCTCGTATGTTCCAGTATGAGCATGAGCAAAGTAGGATAGGAGGGACGCTTTGGGAGAAGCCCTTAAACTACATTGAGAACTCACCCCTTTTCTACGCTCCAAGGGTAAATACACCCCTACTTATCCGCCATGATGATGCCGATGGTGCAGTTCCTTGGTATCAGGGAATTGAATACTTCCTTGCATTGCGTAGACTTGGAAAACCAGTATGGATGGTCAATTATAATGATGAACCTCATAACCTTGTGCGTCGCGCCAATAGAATTGATTGGACAATTAGAATGAAACAGTTTTTCGATTATTATCTAAAAGATGCACCTCAGCCCGAATGGTTGAAACAGGGTATTCCAGCAATAAAGAAGGGAAAGACATTGGGGTATTAA
- the lysA gene encoding diaminopimelate decarboxylase — protein sequence MLNHKKIEALEQFPTPFYFYDINLLRDTLKELKEQSNSLGFTVHYAIKANANHRILSEIASLGFGADCVSGNEVKLAIECGFNPQKIVFAGVGKTNTEIEFSLDKNIFCFHCESVQELEVINQLAKQRSVIAKVALRLNPDVKANTHAHITTGLTENKFGLSTEEVYEVKRILPDLENISLIGLHFHIGSQITNLEVFKELSLKANQLEAELFPDSKFSYINLGGGLGIDYTNPQSNTIPDFKGYLSTFKDNLNNIPERNVHFELGRSVVGQCGSLVTKVTFIKGTSTHQFAIVDAGMNDLIRPALYDASHKIINLTSKGEISKYDVVGPVCESADCFAKSIELPQVQRGDLLAILSSGAYGEVMSSRYNMREITGVVYSDEINTEKQTIKRSSNTHFI from the coding sequence ATGTTAAACCACAAGAAAATTGAGGCACTGGAACAATTTCCAACCCCTTTTTATTTCTATGATATTAATTTACTAAGAGATACTCTTAAGGAATTAAAAGAACAATCGAATAGTTTAGGTTTTACGGTTCACTATGCCATTAAGGCTAATGCAAATCATAGAATATTAAGTGAGATTGCCTCGCTTGGTTTTGGAGCGGATTGTGTAAGCGGGAATGAGGTTAAACTGGCTATTGAGTGTGGCTTTAATCCTCAAAAAATTGTTTTTGCTGGAGTTGGTAAAACAAACACGGAGATAGAGTTTTCGTTGGATAAAAATATCTTTTGCTTTCATTGCGAATCGGTTCAAGAGCTTGAGGTTATAAACCAGCTTGCAAAACAACGTTCCGTCATTGCAAAAGTTGCGTTAAGGCTTAACCCTGATGTTAAAGCGAATACACATGCCCACATCACTACAGGATTAACTGAAAATAAGTTTGGCCTTTCGACTGAGGAGGTATATGAAGTCAAAAGAATTTTGCCTGATCTTGAGAATATTTCGCTGATTGGACTTCATTTTCACATTGGCTCACAGATTACTAATCTCGAAGTCTTTAAAGAACTATCGTTAAAGGCTAATCAGCTAGAGGCAGAACTTTTCCCTGATAGTAAGTTTTCATACATTAATCTTGGAGGTGGGCTAGGAATCGATTATACAAATCCCCAAAGCAATACCATTCCTGATTTTAAGGGCTATTTATCAACCTTTAAAGATAATCTCAATAATATTCCAGAGAGGAATGTCCATTTTGAACTAGGAAGATCCGTTGTTGGGCAATGCGGTAGCCTTGTTACAAAAGTCACCTTTATTAAAGGTACATCAACACATCAATTTGCTATAGTTGATGCTGGTATGAATGATTTAATTAGACCTGCTCTTTACGATGCGAGTCATAAGATAATCAACCTCACATCAAAAGGTGAAATATCTAAATATGATGTTGTAGGCCCTGTGTGCGAATCGGCTGATTGCTTTGCAAAGAGTATCGAGTTACCTCAGGTTCAACGGGGAGATTTGCTTGCAATTCTATCGAGCGGTGCGTATGGTGAGGTGATGAGTTCAAGGTATAATATGAGGGAGATTACAGGTGTGGTTTATTCGGATGAAATAAATACAGAGAAACAAACCATAAAACGAAGTTCTAATACTCATTTTATCTAA